A genome region from Panicum virgatum strain AP13 chromosome 4K, P.virgatum_v5, whole genome shotgun sequence includes the following:
- the LOC120703489 gene encoding phosphatidylinositol 4-kinase gamma 4-like, with the protein MSAAGVIALGPVPEDPAFLPICFNASRSPHCLSGSQLQDSILIFLAVPGMPPMPMSVLGSESIASVKLRIQRFKGFVVTKQRLVLDGHELARNNCPVKDYGLAEGNVLHLVIRLSDLRVINIETAAGKKFQFQVDQSRNVKYLKTKLADEGDEDIGNPEDHKLEYDGEELQDHQLIADISKRDDAVIRLFIRKPAKVRTQQVDRDTLVTVVNPQEKGNLQNEAHAVKSAKSAGFRPAPVEPVIVNRKVKLSPEVMRMISSTIAGLEKGHLPVMSAEGSGGVYFMRDATGQKNVAVFKPIDEEPMAENNPRGLPLSTDGEGMKRGTIVGEGALREVAAYILDHPVGDHISGHTVGFCGVPPTTLVRSIHRGKSFKIGSLQMFMENNGSTEDMGPRAFPVKEVHKIAVLDIRLANADRHAGNILVHKEEEGDNYKLIPIDHGYCLPEKFEDCTFEWLYWPQAREPFNNETIEYIKSLDAEKDIKLLKFLGWELSPKCARVLRISTVLLKKGAARGLTPFDIGRILCRETVNRDSEIEDIIQEAEDAVLPGSSENMFLETISEIIDRHLDKEFA; encoded by the exons ATGTCGGCCGCAGGTGTCATTGCCCTCGGGCCAGTCCCGGAAGACCCTGCCTTCCTTCCCATCTGCTTCAACGCCAGCCGCTCGCCGCACTGCTTGTCTGGGTCGCAGCTGCAGGATTCCATTCTTATTTTCCTCGCTGTGCCCGGCATGCCGCCCATGCCCATGAGCGTGCTGGGATCTGAGTCCATCGCCTCAGTCAAGCTGCGCATCCAGCGGTTCAAGGGTTTTGTGGTGACGAAGCAGCGGCTTGTGCTGGATGGCCATGAGCTGGCACGCAACAACTGCCCTGTCAAGGATTATGGGCTGGCTGAGGGAAATGTTCTGCACCTTGTTATTCGGCTATCTGATCTCCGGGTGATTAACATTGAGACAGCCGCTGGGAAGAAGTTTCAGTTTCAGGTGGACCAAAGCCGCAATGTCAAATATCTCAAGACTAAGCTGGCAGATGAGGGTGATGAGGATATTGGTAACCCGGAGGATCACAAGCTTGAGTATGATGGTGAGGAGCTCCAGGACCACCAGCTTATTGCTGATATTAGCAAGAGGGATGATGCCGTGATTCGCCTGTTCATCCGCAAACCAGCAAAGGTACGAACACAGCAAGTCGATAGAGATACTTTGGTCACAGTTGTCAATCCACAGGAGAAAGGGAACCTGCAAAATGAAGCTCATGCTGTGAAATCAGCAAAATCAGCTGGGTTTAGGCCTGCTCCTGTTGAACCAGTTATTGTTAATAGAAAAGTGAAATTGTCACCTGAAGTGATGAGAATGATAAGTTCAACCATAGCTGGCCTGGAGAAAGGACACCTGCCTGTCATGTCAGCTGAAGGTTCAGGAGGGGTTTACTTCATGCGAGATGCAACAGGTCAGAAGAATGTTGCCGTGTTTAAGCCTATTGATGAGGAACCTATGGCTGAAAACAACCCAAGGGGCCTTCCTTTGTCTACTGATGGTGAAGGAATGAAAAGGGGAACAATTGTAGGGGAAGGAGCACTTAGGGAAGTCGCAGCTTATATTCTCGACCATCCAGTTGGTGATCATATATCTGGTCACACTGTTGGGTTTTGTGGTGTTCCTCCTACAACATTGGTCCGAAGCATACATAGGGGGAAGAGCTTTAAGATTGGGTCACTGCAGATGTTCATGGAGAACAATGGAAGCACTGAGGATATGGGTCCTCGAGCTTTCCCTGTCAAGGAGGTTCACAAAATAGCAGTTTTAGATATTAGGTTAGCAAATGCTGATCGTCATGCTGGGAATATTCTAGTGcacaaggaggaagaaggtgacAACTACAAGCTGATTCCGATTGATCATGGCTACTGCTTGCCTGAGAAG TTTGAAGATTGTACGTTTGAGTGGCTCTACTGGCCCCAAGCCCGTGAACCATTCAACAATGAAACCATTGAATACATCAAATCACTTGATGCTGAAAAGGACATTAAACTTCTCAAGTTCCTTGGGTGGGAGCTGTCTCCAAAATGTGCTCGTGTCCTGCGCATCAGCACCGTGCTTCTCAAGAAAGGTGCAGCTCGTGGCCTCACACCATTTGACATAGGGCGCATACTGTGTAGGGAAACTGTGAATAGAGACTCTGAGATTGAGGACATCATCCAGGAAGCAGAGGATGCTGTTCTTCCAGGGTCAAGCGAAAATATGTTCTTAGAAACCATATCTGAAATCATAGACCGTCACCTCGACAAGGAGTTTGCTTAG